The genome window AAGATCAAAGTCGCCCTTTTCTTGTGTGCCTGAGCCGTCTTGAATGTGCACCCAGTTTTTACCCATAATGCCGGTCGACACCTTTACCACTACACCTCTTACAACCGCCTGTTTGCCGTTGATCTCCGCCTTCGTCCTGTAGATCTCCGCAATCGTATAGCTATTAGGGCCCTTGGCCCGTTCGATCCTTACATCTTTTTTCTCCAACAAGACATGATGGACCGCCCCATCCTCGGCGGCCAGAGCGCCTTGCGAGTGGCCGCCCGATATGATACCTGACGAGAAAACGATCCTGTCGAACGTGCGCTTAAGCGTATTGCTTGTAAAACCCTTCATCTCAATGCCCGGATCAAGCAGCAGATCGTCTCCAATTGAAACCTTGGTCTCTGGCATCGCCACCCATATTTGAGAGTCGCCTCTATCAAGCAATACATACGTATAGCCGCCACTGTCCATGGTCTGGATGACCTTGCCCTTGAGATAATCAGTCGTGGCTGCATGCCCAGAATCAGTCTTTGTCTGCGTCTGCCCAGGCTTGTTTTCCGTACGGCGACCGCCTTCGCTGGAGCATGATACGAACAAACCCCAAAAAACAGCTGCCGACAAACCCAAGATAACGATCGTTTTTGCCCCTTTTCTCATTGGTTGCGCTCCTTGATGTTTAAATATTGATTCCTAAAAATTTTCAAAACATCTTCTCCGACGACAATCCTGGGATATGAAAAACCCGATCTTGCAGCTAATTTGCTATATTATAATAAAAAATCTATTTCATCACCTTGTTATTGTTGTTATCGGCTAGGCGAAGATCAATCCTTGACAAAAAACTTTTTTAAATTAAAAATAATAATTATTCTTTAAAAAGATACCTCAATGAAAACAAACAAGATCAGGATGACCCGGCAACGTGAGATAATAATTCAGGAACTGAGGGCGCTCAAAACCCATCCGACGGCAGATGAACTGTATGACAAGGTCAAAAAACGCCTCCCTAGGATCAGCCTTGCAACCATCTACCGCAATCTGGAAACACTTGCAGCCCTAAATATCATTCAAAAACTTGAGGTGACGGGCAGACAAAAACGTTTTGACTGGGATACATCGAATCACTATCATATAAAGTGTATCAAGTGCGGCAGGGTCGATGACATCCCTGCAATCCAATTAAATGAGATAGAAAGGGCTGTTACAGATCCGTGCGGCTATACAGTGCTTGGTCATCGCCTTGAATTCGAAGGCATATGCCCGGGGTGCAAAAAGAAAGGGGAACGATCATCCTCAAAAGAAAGATAATTTTTATATCAATAAGTTAAATTTAAATAAGGAGGTGCGTTTAGATGGACAGGATCAAAGGCACACAGACAGAAAAGAACATCCTCATCGCCTTTGCGGGTGAATCTCAGGCAAGAAACAGATACACCTACTATGCAAGCCAGGCAAAAAAAGAGGGTTTTATACAGATTGCAGCCATCTTTGAAGAAACAGCCAACCAAGAAAGGGAACATGCAAAACGGCTCTATAAACTCCTTGAAGGCGGGGACGCAGAGGTAACGGCAATTTTTCCGGCCGGTACCATTGGATGCACCAGGGACAATCTCCTCCATGCAGCCCAGGGCGAGAACTACGAACACAGCCAGATGTACCCCGGCTTTGCAAGGATCGCCAGGGAAGAGGGATTTAATGAGATAGCTTGCATATTTGATGCCATAGCGGTCGCTGAAAGACAGCACGAAAAGAGATACAGGGCACTGGCCAAAAACATAGATGAAGGAAAGGTCTTCAAACGCGAAGAGACCGTGGTCTGGCGCTGTAGAAACTGCGGCTATCTCCATGAGGGAAAAGAGGCACCTGAAAAATGCCCTGCCTGTGCACACCCGATAGCCCACTTCGAATTGCTGGGCGAGAATTGGTAGCTATAAAAACCAAAACAAAGATAACAGGAGGTAGTATTTATGTGCAATCTGGTTACAAAAGAGGCGCCTGACTTCAAGGCAAAGGCGGTCATGCCCGACAACAACTTTAAGGAGATAAGCCTTTCTTCGAACAGGGGAAAATACATCATACTTTTTTTCTATCCCCTTGATTTCACCTTTGTCTGCCCGTCCGAAATACTGGCCTTTGATACGGCGCTGGACGAGTTTAAAAAGAGAAACTGCGAGGTCATCGGGGTCTCGGTAGACTCCGAATACACCCATCTCGCCTGGAAAAACACACCTGTCAACAATGGAGGCATAGGCAATGTCAGATATCCTCTGGTGGCGGATCTCTCGAAACAGATATCCAGGGCCTACGGTGTTCTGCTGGAGGAAGCTGGCGTGGCCTTACGCGGCCTGTTCCTTATCGACAAGGGGGGCATTGTACGGCATGCGCTCATAAATGATCTGCCGCTTGGCAGGAATGTCGATGAGGCCATCCGTATCCTTGACGCCTTGCAGTTCCACGAGGCCCACGGCGATGTCTGCCCGGCAAACTGGAGGCCTGGCGAGGAGGCCATGAAGCCTACCAAAGAGGGTGTGGCGAGCTATCTGGCCAAGCACGGCGCGCAGGGCGCAAAGAAAGGCTGCAAAAAGAGCGGATGCAAATAATTTTACTTACCTAAAGTACTGATGCCCATCTTTAAAATCGCTTTTTTAAAGATGGGCATGTGAATTTTACGTTAAAAAGGGAGGAGGGTAAAAATGAAAGCGACCATAAAGGGCGTAATAATGGCTGTTGCAGCGCTTTTTTTAACACCGGCCTTGGGCTTTCCGGCGGATATGGGGAAACTTAAGTACGACGACTTCCAGAAACCCGACTACTGCGCCAGCTGTCACATACAAATACACGAGGAGTGGGCGCAGAGCCTCATGTCCCAGTCCTATACCCACAAGTGGGATGAGGTTGAATACTTTAAGCTTGCCCTTCCCCACGCCTTGAAACTTGAAAAGGTGTCAGGGGTGAAGGCAGGATGTATCGCCTGCCACGGACCTCTGGCCTTTCTCTCAGGCGACATCCCGCCAAAGCCGGTTGTGGCGAATACCCGCGCAAACGAGGGGGTCTCCTGCGAGATCTGCCACAATATAACAGGGAGCACAGAGAAGGCGCCCTACAACTTCAGTTTCACAATTGATCCAAATGGCATAAAGCGCGGACCGAGAAAGGACGCCGAAAGCCCTGCACACGGCACGCAATTCTCTGAATTCACCAGGAGCCCAGAGCTCTGCGCCACCTGTCACGACGAACAGAGCCCCTACGGCGCATGGGTAAAAGAGACCTACAGGGAGTGGAAGGCCGGGCCCTATGCAAAAGAGGGGACAAGATGCCAGGACTGCCACATGTATCACTCACCGGGCAAATCGACCGACATGGGCCCTGAGAGAAAAGACATCGCCCATCACGTCTTCCATGGCTCACACTGGCCGAACAAGCTGGCCGGGGTCATTGATCTGGCCCTTTACACAGAAAACGCCACGGTTTCGCCGGGCCAAACGATAAACTTCCGGGCCGAGCTCTTTAACGGCAAGGCCGGTCACTTCGTGCCATCCGGCTCGACAGAGGAGCGCATGCTCTGGCTCGAGGTCTGGGCGGTGGATGCAAAAGGCAGGCGCTATCCCGTGCCTGTAACAAAAAAAGGCTTCAAAGATGAAGGATTCACTATCGCCGACTCAAAGACCCTGGCCTATCAGGACTATGGCGAGATCATGAATATAAAGGGCTTCAAGGGCCTCAAGAGGGATGGAAATGTGCCGGACGGGGCGCGCATCTTTAGAAGACCGTTTTTCAATCCAAAGGGCGAAATGACCACCTGCCAGTGGTACACGGTAGAAAACACCCGGGTTGACTACAGAATCGGGCCCAGGGAGACGAAGATCGAACACTACAGCTTCAACCTCCCCAAAAATCTTCCAAAGGGTGCGCTTACGATCGAGGCCAGGCTCTACTACAGCGAGGTCCCAAGCTCTGTGGGCGATTTTTTTAAACTCCCAAAGGAGGAATACGCGCCGATCCTGGTAAACGAAAACAGACTGTTATTCGCGGTCAAATAAGGAGGATCAACCGATGAAGATTATTAAAAGATATCTCACGGGCGCAGCCTTGATCACCGCATTGATGGCGCACGGCACAGGCAGCGCCCTTGCCCAGGGCAAGATAAGCGATGCCACGCAGGCCTGTCTCGGGTGCCACGAATCCGCAACCCCAGGGATTGTGGCCGACTGGAAGAGCGGGCGCCATTCAAAAATGACCGTCGAAGAAGCCCTCAAGAAGCCGGTTATCGAAAGACGCATATCCATAGAAAAGGTCCCTGCGGGCATGTCTGGGATAGTTGTGGGCTGTGCCGAGTGTCACACAATAAATGCAGCCTCTCACAAGGATACCTTTGAACACAATGGCTTCAAGGTCCATGTGGTTGTGACCCCCCAGGACTGCGCCGAATGCCACCCGGTTGAAAGGGACGAATATGCAAAGAATATCATGTCCCATGCCTATGGAAACCTTGTAAATAACCCTGTCTATCACGGCCTTATGGACTCGACAAACGGCATAGCCGCATTTGACGGCAAAAAGGCGACTATCGGCAAGCCAGATCAGATCACACAGGATGACTCTTGTCTCTACTGCCACGGCACAAAGATAGAGGTAAAGGGCCTGAAGGCGCGCGACACCTCGATGGGGGAGATGAAATTCCCCGAACTTGCAGGCTGGCCAAGCGTAGGGGTTGGCCGCATAAACCCCGACGGCTCCAAGGGCTCATGCACCTCGTGCCACCCGAGACACGCCTTCTCCATCGAGGTTGCGCGAAAACCTGCCACATGCTCGGAATGCCACAAGGGCCCTGATGTCCCTGCCTACAAGGTTTACAGTGTGAGCAAACACGGGAACATCTACGCCGCCGACAAAGAAAAATGGCATTTCGATGCGGTGCCGTGGAAGCTGGGCGAAGACTTTACCGCGCCCACCTGTGCGACGTGTCATGTGAGCCTGCTTGTCACCAAGAGCGGTGAAGTAATAGCCAAACGCACGCACCAGATGAGTGACAGGCTTCCCTATAGGCTCTTCGGTCTTATCTATGCTACACCTCAGCCAAAGTCACCTGATACGAGCATCATCAGGAACAAAGCCGGCCTGCCGCTTCCGTCCGAGCTTACAGGCGAACCGGCGGCCGCTTATCTGATCGATGCAAAGGAACAGGCCCAAAGGCTTGCAACAATGGAGGCCGTATGTCTCGCCTGCCACACCCAGCCTTGGGTGGACGGACACTTTGCAAGGCTGGATCAGTCCATAAAGACCACTAACGAGATGACGCTTACAGCCACAAAGATCGTCCTTGCCGCCTGGGGTAAAGGCCTGGCTAAGGGGCTTGCCCAGCATGACAGCATATTTAACGAGGCCATTGAGAAGATGTGGATAGAGGAGTGGCTGTTTTTCGCCAACTCAACCAGATTCGCCTCGGCAATGGGCGGCGCCGACTATGGGGTCTTTGCAGATGGGCGTTGGGCCATGTCACGCAACATCCAGAAGATGTCCGACTGGCTCAAGTTTCTTGAGGCTGCGCACAAGGGTATAAAGGACAATAAAAAGAAAAAATAAAGGAGGAACACAAGATGACAAAGAGGCTACAGATTTACAAGTGCGAGATATGCGGAAACATGGTGGAGATGGTCCATGATGGCGTGGGGCAGCTCGTCTGCTGCGGACAACCCATGAAGCTCATGGAGGAAAATATCGTAGATGCGTCCAGGGAAAAACACGTCCCTGTGATCGAGAAGGTCGATGGTGGCTACAAGATCAAGGTGGGCAGCGTTCCTCACCCGATGGAGGAAAAGCACTATATCGAATGGATCGAGCTCATTGCGGACGGCAGGGCCTATAGGGAATTCCTGAAGCCAGGCGACAAGCCCGAGGCCTTTTTCTGCATCGACGCAACGAACATAACCGCCCGCGAATACTGTAACCTTCACGGGCTATGGAAGGGATAAAGACCATGCTCAGCAAAAAGATGCAGGACCTATTGAACGACCAGATAAATTTTGAATTTTATTCGGCCTATATCTATCTGTCCATGGCGGCATATCTCCAGGCGAATGACCTGCTAGGATGCGCCCATTGGATGAGGGTGCAGACGCAGG of Dissulfurimicrobium hydrothermale contains these proteins:
- the rbr gene encoding rubrerythrin; translated protein: MDRIKGTQTEKNILIAFAGESQARNRYTYYASQAKKEGFIQIAAIFEETANQEREHAKRLYKLLEGGDAEVTAIFPAGTIGCTRDNLLHAAQGENYEHSQMYPGFARIAREEGFNEIACIFDAIAVAERQHEKRYRALAKNIDEGKVFKREETVVWRCRNCGYLHEGKEAPEKCPACAHPIAHFELLGENW
- a CDS encoding Fur family transcriptional regulator, which gives rise to MKTNKIRMTRQREIIIQELRALKTHPTADELYDKVKKRLPRISLATIYRNLETLAALNIIQKLEVTGRQKRFDWDTSNHYHIKCIKCGRVDDIPAIQLNEIERAVTDPCGYTVLGHRLEFEGICPGCKKKGERSSSKER
- a CDS encoding peroxiredoxin; this encodes MCNLVTKEAPDFKAKAVMPDNNFKEISLSSNRGKYIILFFYPLDFTFVCPSEILAFDTALDEFKKRNCEVIGVSVDSEYTHLAWKNTPVNNGGIGNVRYPLVADLSKQISRAYGVLLEEAGVALRGLFLIDKGGIVRHALINDLPLGRNVDEAIRILDALQFHEAHGDVCPANWRPGEEAMKPTKEGVASYLAKHGAQGAKKGCKKSGCK
- a CDS encoding desulfoferrodoxin produces the protein MTKRLQIYKCEICGNMVEMVHDGVGQLVCCGQPMKLMEENIVDASREKHVPVIEKVDGGYKIKVGSVPHPMEEKHYIEWIELIADGRAYREFLKPGDKPEAFFCIDATNITAREYCNLHGLWKG
- a CDS encoding DNA-binding protein, with the translated sequence MRKGAKTIVILGLSAAVFWGLFVSCSSEGGRRTENKPGQTQTKTDSGHAATTDYLKGKVIQTMDSGGYTYVLLDRGDSQIWVAMPETKVSIGDDLLLDPGIEMKGFTSNTLKRTFDRIVFSSGIISGGHSQGALAAEDGAVHHVLLEKKDVRIERAKGPNSYTIAEIYRTKAEINGKQAVVRGVVVKVSTGIMGKNWVHIQDGSGTQEKGDFDLVVTSQDLPAVGDVVTASGILHSDRDFGAGYRCSAIMEDATIRKD
- a CDS encoding multiheme c-type cytochrome, with protein sequence MKIIKRYLTGAALITALMAHGTGSALAQGKISDATQACLGCHESATPGIVADWKSGRHSKMTVEEALKKPVIERRISIEKVPAGMSGIVVGCAECHTINAASHKDTFEHNGFKVHVVVTPQDCAECHPVERDEYAKNIMSHAYGNLVNNPVYHGLMDSTNGIAAFDGKKATIGKPDQITQDDSCLYCHGTKIEVKGLKARDTSMGEMKFPELAGWPSVGVGRINPDGSKGSCTSCHPRHAFSIEVARKPATCSECHKGPDVPAYKVYSVSKHGNIYAADKEKWHFDAVPWKLGEDFTAPTCATCHVSLLVTKSGEVIAKRTHQMSDRLPYRLFGLIYATPQPKSPDTSIIRNKAGLPLPSELTGEPAAAYLIDAKEQAQRLATMEAVCLACHTQPWVDGHFARLDQSIKTTNEMTLTATKIVLAAWGKGLAKGLAQHDSIFNEAIEKMWIEEWLFFANSTRFASAMGGADYGVFADGRWAMSRNIQKMSDWLKFLEAAHKGIKDNKKKK
- a CDS encoding multiheme c-type cytochrome → MKATIKGVIMAVAALFLTPALGFPADMGKLKYDDFQKPDYCASCHIQIHEEWAQSLMSQSYTHKWDEVEYFKLALPHALKLEKVSGVKAGCIACHGPLAFLSGDIPPKPVVANTRANEGVSCEICHNITGSTEKAPYNFSFTIDPNGIKRGPRKDAESPAHGTQFSEFTRSPELCATCHDEQSPYGAWVKETYREWKAGPYAKEGTRCQDCHMYHSPGKSTDMGPERKDIAHHVFHGSHWPNKLAGVIDLALYTENATVSPGQTINFRAELFNGKAGHFVPSGSTEERMLWLEVWAVDAKGRRYPVPVTKKGFKDEGFTIADSKTLAYQDYGEIMNIKGFKGLKRDGNVPDGARIFRRPFFNPKGEMTTCQWYTVENTRVDYRIGPRETKIEHYSFNLPKNLPKGALTIEARLYYSEVPSSVGDFFKLPKEEYAPILVNENRLLFAVK